From the genome of Acidobacteriota bacterium:
CCAGGCCGAACACCTTGGCGCCGGTGGCCAGGCCAAGAAGCACGGCGGCGCCCGGCCAACGGCGCTCCCGCGCGAGCAGGATGGCTGCGACCAGCAGGCAGGCCCCGGCGCCGTCCGGGTGCGCGGTGAACGCGATCTCCTTGACCACCAGCGGACACCACGCGTACAGCAGCACGTTGGCGGTTGACGTCAGTCGCAGCAGCAGTCCCAGCGTGACCAGATCGACCGCGATCAGGATGACCTGAAGCACCGTGACGCTGGCCGGCTGCACCCAGTAACCGAGCAGGAAGACGAGCTGCGACGTGGGGCCGTAGATGGTGGGCAATTCCGGATAGTTGATGCCGCCCAGCACATCCTGAAACGCAGCGGGGACGGACGGATCGAGGAAGAAGGCCTCCGGTGCGGCGCCGTACGGGGTGCCGGTCGTGGCGAAGCGGTAGGCGTCCCACAGGTAGCGGTAGAAGTCGTCCTCGTAGAACGGTCCGCCCACCAGGCCGCAGAGGCGGAAGACAACCGCCCAGAAGAAAAGGCGGCCCACCGGAACCGGCTCGCCGCGCCGGCGGAGCAACCAGTAGAGCCCGAAGACCGGCAGTCCGGTCCAGGCGACGAGCGTGAAGAACGCGGAGAGGCCCGGTTCGCCCGGTTGCCGCGCCAGCAGGGCGAGGGCGGCGTAGCCGACCGCGCACCAGAGGCCGACCGCGTCGACGTAGCGCAGGCGCGATGTATCGCCGCTCCAATGCAGCGGGGGTCTCACCACGGGCTCCACGCTGGCGGGTCAGGGACGCGGGGGCTGGTTCTGCTCCGGAAAGTAGCGGGACAGCGTGGGTGCGGCCGGCTTGGGCGTCAGCCACGAGACCACGACCATCAAGAGCGACGAGCCGATGAGCATCGGCAGCACCGGCATGAAGCCGAGCACGTCGGTGCCGCCCGGCGTGCGCGTGATGATCTCCGTTCCGGCGAGCGTCCAGACGGGAACGGTGACCCCGGGAGGCGGCGCGGGCACGACGGCCTGCAGCAGGGCGATGCCCGCCATCGTCACCGCAGTCCAGATCACCACCGCCAGCGCCCCCCACTTCGTGCTGCCGCGCCAGAACAGCGCCGCGACGAGCAGCGGCAGCATCGACGTGAAGCCCGAGAAGGCGTACTGCACGGCGAGGCCGAATATCCCCGGCGGCACGTTCAGCGCGATGACGTAGGCGACCAGCGCGATGAGCACGACGAATAATCGCCCCGTCTGCACCTGCACCGCCGGGCCGAAGCGGGACGTGCCCCCGTAGTACGTGAAGACATCCTCGGTGAACATCGTGGACAGGGCGAGGATCTGCGAGTCGCTCGCCATGACCGCGGCCATGATGCCGGCGCCGAGCAGGCCGGCAAGCCAGAGCGGCGCGTAGTACTCCAGCATCAGGATGATGACGTCGTCTCCCGCCGCCGCGCGCTGCAACGACGCGGTCTCTTCCGCCGTCAGCGAATCGCGCTCGGCCGCCAGCTCGGCCCGCGCCTCGAGCTTCGCGTCGATCGCCGGCACGTCGGTCATCGCGTTGGCGGCCAGG
Proteins encoded in this window:
- a CDS encoding DUF2029 domain-containing protein; this translates as MRPPLHWSGDTSRLRYVDAVGLWCAVGYAALALLARQPGEPGLSAFFTLVAWTGLPVFGLYWLLRRRGEPVPVGRLFFWAVVFRLCGLVGGPFYEDDFYRYLWDAYRFATTGTPYGAAPEAFFLDPSVPAAFQDVLGGINYPELPTIYGPTSQLVFLLGYWVQPASVTVLQVILIAVDLVTLGLLLRLTSTANVLLYAWCPLVVKEIAFTAHPDGAGACLLVAAILLARERRWPGAAVLLGLATGAKVFGLVLAPLVLARAGIRHWVLFAATLAALYAPFALQGGTDLASLEVFAREWEFNSAAFGLLATVMPRFEARFALGLVFALFWVAYCRRYVRHEVAGRIPRGDWLYGALLVVSPVINPWYLLWLLPFAAAFPSAWAWTASVAVLLSYTTGLNLQDYTMDPYAQPLWVRWLEFGLILGALGFDWTRRGTPRAAGSEAER